Proteins from a genomic interval of Capsicum annuum cultivar UCD-10X-F1 chromosome 4, UCD10Xv1.1, whole genome shotgun sequence:
- the LOC107869800 gene encoding auxin-responsive protein SAUR50, which yields MGLKKSNKHITQSVALKQILKRCSSFGKNENGLPHDVPKGHFVVYVGENRSRYIIPISWLTHPEFQSLLQRAEEEFGFNHDMGLTIPCDEEDFCSLMSIFR from the coding sequence ATGGGTCTAAAGAAATCAAACAAACACATTACTCAAAGTGTAGCCCTCAAACAAATCTTGAAAAGGTGTTCAAGTTTTGGGAAAAATGAGAATGGACTTCCTCATGATGTACCAAAAGGCCACTTTGTAGTATATGTTGGTGAAAATAGGAGTAGATACATAATTCCAATTTCTTGGTTGACACATCCTGAATTTCAAAGTTTGCTTCAAAGGGCTGAAGAAGAATTTGGATTCAACCATGATATGGGACTTACTATCCCTTGTGATGAAGAGGATTTCTGTTCTCTAATGTCAATATTCCGATAA